A genomic region of Nitrospirota bacterium contains the following coding sequences:
- a CDS encoding c-type cytochrome: MKGILKGSSKRGLVIGLTLFALIGAVLVSTVVITTAQEEKAAAPATAAIPPKATPEDLEAGKAVYFRKCVWCHGPEGAGDGPGADRLWPRPRNFNQGTFKIRHTASGELPLLDDLFQTVTHGLPGSAMPAWDGILSEKQRRQVVEFVRTELVKDRDFTDAETETYTPINFGKQVPSSEESIARGKEVFMNKGKCVECHGPEARGDGNATQKDEWDFPIRPADLHKCWNFRGNRGDPYNPANIFREVSTGLNGTPMPSFADVLSEEQRWDVANFVISLCPKKQIDPLTMKPNNDFVVRSKFAEGDLPTDPDDPKWQEMAPNYVGLGGQITHKPRNFVRLVDDAWVRSLYNDKEIAYLIEWDDRNKSVATPEALAMAATFEETPPEGKPIAEREYPVFNDAAAIQFPTKWETLNAPEKPRFMFGDAKNGVDIWKWSADGSVKMLNGSGWDQELVPHGSGEVTTPYVQHKDGQWRVIFKRPLVTDDKEKAVQFTTGQYIPTLFFVWDGHNGDTGRKTSLSSWYYTILMPPIPTKAYVYPLFAAAFVIGLQFWVTSKVKNGKKK; the protein is encoded by the coding sequence ATGAAGGGGATACTGAAGGGTTCGAGCAAGCGGGGACTGGTGATCGGGCTCACTCTGTTTGCTCTAATCGGGGCGGTGCTTGTGTCCACAGTCGTGATCACGACCGCGCAAGAAGAGAAAGCCGCGGCTCCAGCGACAGCGGCCATTCCTCCAAAGGCGACGCCTGAAGATTTGGAAGCCGGGAAAGCAGTCTATTTCAGAAAATGTGTCTGGTGCCACGGCCCTGAAGGTGCGGGAGATGGTCCCGGCGCGGACCGCTTGTGGCCACGACCCCGGAACTTCAATCAGGGGACCTTCAAGATCCGCCATACGGCGAGCGGAGAACTTCCCTTGCTCGACGATCTGTTCCAGACCGTGACCCATGGCCTTCCGGGTTCGGCCATGCCCGCGTGGGACGGCATCTTGAGCGAAAAGCAGCGGCGGCAGGTCGTGGAGTTCGTCCGCACCGAGTTGGTGAAGGATCGCGACTTTACCGACGCTGAGACCGAGACCTATACACCGATCAATTTCGGGAAACAAGTCCCCAGCTCGGAAGAAAGCATCGCGCGCGGCAAAGAAGTGTTCATGAACAAGGGGAAGTGTGTGGAGTGCCACGGCCCCGAAGCCCGAGGCGACGGGAATGCGACTCAGAAGGACGAGTGGGACTTCCCGATCCGGCCCGCGGATCTCCACAAGTGCTGGAACTTCAGAGGCAATCGTGGCGATCCGTATAATCCGGCGAATATCTTCCGGGAGGTTTCGACCGGACTCAACGGCACGCCCATGCCGTCGTTCGCAGATGTGCTCAGTGAGGAACAGCGGTGGGACGTCGCGAACTTTGTGATTTCGCTGTGCCCCAAGAAGCAGATCGACCCGCTGACCATGAAGCCGAATAACGATTTCGTGGTGCGATCCAAGTTCGCGGAGGGTGACCTTCCGACGGATCCGGACGATCCCAAGTGGCAGGAAATGGCACCGAACTACGTGGGACTGGGCGGACAGATCACCCACAAGCCGAGAAATTTCGTTCGCCTGGTCGACGATGCCTGGGTTCGTTCGTTGTACAACGACAAGGAAATCGCGTACCTGATCGAGTGGGATGATCGAAACAAGAGCGTCGCCACGCCCGAAGCACTGGCCATGGCCGCGACGTTTGAAGAAACCCCGCCGGAGGGCAAGCCCATTGCCGAGCGCGAGTACCCCGTGTTCAATGACGCCGCTGCGATTCAGTTTCCGACCAAGTGGGAAACGCTCAACGCGCCGGAGAAACCGCGCTTCATGTTCGGCGACGCAAAGAACGGCGTGGATATCTGGAAGTGGTCGGCCGATGGGTCGGTGAAAATGCTCAACGGCAGTGGGTGGGATCAGGAACTCGTTCCGCACGGGAGCGGTGAGGTCACGACGCCGTACGTCCAGCACAAGGACGGACAATGGAGAGTCATTTTCAAGCGGCCGCTGGTGACCGATGACAAGGAGAAAGCCGTCCAGTTCACCACCGGCCAGTACATTCCAACGCTCTTCTTCGTCTGGGACGGGCACAACGGTGATACCGGCCGGAAAACTTCGCTCTCGAGCTGGTATTACACGATCTTGATGCCGCCGATCCCGACCAAGGCGTACGTCTATCCGTTGTTCGCCGCGGCGTTCGTGATCGGGCTGCAATTCTGGGTCACGTCCAAGGTCAAGAACGGCAAGAAGAAGTAA
- a CDS encoding cytochrome c: MGKIWIPGAMPVELLLILAAVFFAFVAGGWVLKKQGRPIPKFWQAILIWIAAYVVLRYVLYPPIPSALLKTYMGLITLVLFLLVSSDEESWTEFKDPILKVLRGATPGFRSIRTITFVALPALIAFGTYDTIVPKFEEPIELRTVHPAPPASVKVAGKTFTLQTAENPFRVDEEGKYSRDIQQQHVNDNPWDPNAVKYMKYVREGGAIFFQNCHFCHGDNLDGRGMFAFAFNPIPANFTDAGTIAQLQETFVFWRVAKGGMGLPREGFPWASVMPPWEQHLTTDEMWKVIMFEYWHTGFYPRTWD; encoded by the coding sequence GTGGGTAAGATTTGGATTCCAGGAGCCATGCCGGTTGAGCTCTTGCTGATTCTGGCGGCAGTGTTCTTCGCCTTCGTGGCCGGTGGGTGGGTGCTGAAGAAGCAAGGTCGGCCGATTCCGAAGTTCTGGCAAGCGATTCTAATCTGGATCGCCGCCTACGTCGTTCTCCGCTACGTCTTGTATCCACCGATTCCTTCGGCCCTCCTCAAGACCTACATGGGGCTGATCACCCTGGTGCTCTTCCTGTTGGTGTCGTCCGACGAGGAGTCTTGGACCGAATTCAAGGATCCCATCCTCAAGGTGCTGAGGGGAGCGACGCCAGGATTTCGGAGCATTCGTACCATCACGTTCGTGGCGCTTCCCGCGCTCATCGCGTTTGGAACCTACGACACGATCGTGCCGAAATTCGAGGAGCCGATCGAGCTGCGAACCGTGCACCCTGCGCCTCCGGCTTCGGTCAAGGTTGCCGGAAAGACCTTCACGCTGCAGACCGCTGAGAATCCGTTCCGCGTGGATGAAGAGGGTAAGTACTCGCGCGATATTCAGCAGCAGCACGTCAATGACAATCCCTGGGATCCCAACGCCGTCAAGTACATGAAATACGTTCGGGAAGGCGGCGCGATCTTTTTCCAGAATTGCCACTTCTGCCACGGAGATAACCTCGACGGACGCGGTATGTTCGCGTTCGCGTTCAACCCGATTCCGGCCAACTTCACGGACGCTGGCACGATTGCTCAGTTGCAGGAAACCTTCGTGTTCTGGCGCGTGGCCAAGGGCGGGATGGGGCTTCCACGCGAAGGCTTCCCGTGGGCGTCCGTGATGCCGCCGTGGGAGCAGCACCTGACCACCGACGAGATGTGGAAGGTGATCATGTTCGAGTACTGGCACACGGGCTTCTATCCAAGAACGTGGGATTGA